The window GCGTCACGGTGAAGGTCGCCGCACGGCGCCGCCCCGAGGAGGAGCTCGTCTCGTGGTTGTGCGCTCTGGGCGTGTACTTCCACGACATGGTGCGCCAGGGTTGACTGTGACTGTTGAGTGTACGATAggcagagagagggagaagagtggGCGTTGTGGCCAACCCCCTGCACAAAAGGACCACACGAGGTAGTTGGGTGGCTAGCAAGTGGGGTCGAGACGGACACGCGGCGCATCCATCTGTTGTCCATGTGGACACAAACCCCGCTCAATTTAGGGCGGATATGCGTCCACACAAACAACAAACGAACTTGAAATGGGTGTTACTCTGCACATTGGGTTGTCACTTATGCGCACGCGGACCAAAGCAGACAACTGCACATGCCGACCCAAACATACAAAAACAGATGAAATGCGTCCATGGGTTTGAGTTGCCCTATCGCACATGTGTGCTCTAGAGCCAAATAATCGACGACAGATAAACGAAGGGAAATCATTCTGTTCCGAAGCAGTCTGAGCTATATCTGACTTCTGATGAAATGGACAGCTCCAGCCGACGACTACACACCAGCAACTACTTCAGACAGGTTCAAAAAAAAGCAACTGCTTCAGACTTCACCAGGAGAAATGCTCAGCTCTTTTTCCCCCTTTGCTAGAGAAAAAATCAGTTAAGCAGGAGCATTTGTTTCTGGCTGCACCACCAGAGTTACCAAACAACATTGTGAAAACCCCAGAAGTAAAAAAGAGGAGACTGAAAAAAATCAGGCGACCAAGCTTGTTATTTCACGCGCCTGTGAAAAAAAAACTGTAAGTTGGCAACAGACAGACACTCACTCACTCTCACTCAGACACCACAGGTGCTTGTTTCATCACGTTACAAAGGAGCAGCACAAACCACAACAATGACTGTCTAGGCTATATGTGTAAGAAACAGAACCTAACCAATCAGTAAAAAAATGAAGAGAGAAAACTGTGTAAGGAACAAGATCCACATGTGCGAGAAGATCAGAAGCACGGGACGTTCTCGGTCTTCATGACCAGGTTGCACGTCGAGTAGATGGACGCCGCGGCAGCTTGCACTGCCCACTCGCTCTCGGAAATCTCCGGGTTCTTCAGCTTCCTGCACAGGCACATCGGGAGTTGTTCAGCAATACATTCAATTCGCAAACACAAAACCATGTACGGTCAATATGCGGTGATGAACTAACCATAATTCAGCCATTGGGCCTAGCAGTGGAGCCTCACAGGTCACTTGTTGCAGGCCTTTATCACAATTCTGCAACATTCCTTGCACTTCCTTCAACCGAATTTCCTGCAGCAAGTAACTGGCATGATCAGGAACATAGCAGCTTGAATGAGTCTAAGTCTCAAGATCATTATGCGACATGCGAACTGTCGTGCGACTGATATTACCAAAATGAAATAGAGCCTAAGTCTCATTTTGATGCCTGATCAAAATCAGTGAGAAAGAACCTAGACTCTTATGTGTCAGACATCAACAAACGAGAATAAAAGTGATTCAACGCCACAACTTTCATCAAAATACTCACCAAGTGCCTTCCCTCCTCCTGCAGTGTTCTTTCCATCTGAAGGAATAGAGACCTCCACCGTGCAGCATGTTCTTCTGAAACTGTTTTTCCAGTGGGCCCAGCTTCAGAAGAATGTGCAATGGATGGTTCATTCTCTTGACTAGATGAGAATTCTGTTGATATCAGGTGCGGCAGTTCAGTTTGAAGAGCATTCCTCACTCTCTTCCTACTGCGCTTCAAAGCTTCAAGGATGAAGAAAGAAAGCATAATTAAGTGGAGTGCACAGGTTACAACTTTAAATTGTACTTGTTAAATATAGATAACATACCAGCAAGCCGCCCTCGTATGTCCTGCTGTAGAAGCTCCAGCCATTGAGAGGCAACACTGGCAGCTGGTCATTAAAAGGCAAGAAAACTGTCAGATGTGGATATTTCTATAAGAATCTAGTGTAGTGCTTGCAGAATGTATGATTAGTAATCTAAGCAATTGAGCATACCCTTAACTGATAGCACAGTCATGTAATCATGTTGAGATTCATGATCTAATGTACTACATGTCCTATCCGAAGCCATAGTGATTGTTGATGAGAGTTGCAATTTCAGATTGTCACCACCCCCTGCGAGGAATTTTGATGCGCTAGGCAGCTGATGGTGAAACATTGCATTATTACCTTCCATCATGAGATGGCACTTCATCAAACTATCCCCATACTTCTGGTCCTGAATTCTCTCTATAGCTTCTTTACCTCTTTCACCTATTTGGCCAGCAAGACCAGGCTGGCTTGCGTTCTCAAGCTCCTCAGAGCGTACCATTGCCTTTATTATTGAGTATACTTGCTTGCTATTTCTCACATGATTTATTATTCCTGGATTCAGCCCAGATAATAGGCCACTGGGAGCAGCAACCTTCGTGAACTTTGTCTGTTCATTCTGGGTAGAAGTGCTTCTCTTGAGCTCATCATCCCTTTTCCGCTTGGGGGGTCGACCGCGTGGCTTAGGTGCCACTGCAGTTCCATGGGTTGAAGAAAGGAACCCATTCTGCTTCATTTCTCTCCACTTTCTATGTGACTCACTTTCTCCTGTAGCACCAGTTGTACTACCACATTCTGATGGATCACTAACTTTGGACTGACCCAGCTTCTTGTAAGGAAAGAACGGATTTACCTCTGCCACATCAGAAGAACCCACTCTATTAAGATCCAACCCAAGGGGTGCATCACTCATCCTATTTTCACTGTGTTTTGCATCAGCCTTAAGTTGCAAGTCTGCCCGGATGTTCTctttgccacgtgccaaaggattGGCATCATGCAAACTTTCAGCCAAAACTGCATCCGAAGCACGGCCCAAGGTCAGGCAAGCAGGTTCTAACTGCAGAAGTGCACCAGTCCGAGGCAATGAAGGGGCCCTATATTCACATTTTGTGGCGCCTTCAGCAGAAAATTGAGGTATGTCCTTCTTATTACATGGATGTACACGTCCCTGTGCTTGATCTGAAGATTCCAAAATCCCCACCCTCGGATCTGCATGATAGATGCAATGAACATGAACAAATCAATTGTGAACACAAATGCTCTCTAAATTGACATGATAGAAGCGATGTGCAATATGTTGCCACTGAAAGGTGCTAATTTCGTTCTGCCTCATTATTCCTCAACAGAAGCAAGGTAAAGAATATGATGAGCCACAACCCTACAACCACAAGTGCTAGATGTTCCAGTGTAGCCACATAGATAGATCCTCTGCCAAACATCAGTGCACCATCTCAAATCTCTGTTCTACCAATAATTAATTAAAGGACTTCCTATTAAATTCACAACTCTTTCTAGCAAGTCAGATTAAATTGCTAACAGGAATGCGCTACGGGTGCCATCGCCAGCAGGTTCCACGCATCTAAGCTAAGAACGGTTGCTATTCACAGGCGCAAAAATTAGCTGCCAATTGTTTTGTTCCTGAACAGAGTGGAACAAAAGAAGTGTATCTAGCCATTAGATCTGTTGTGAGACACTTTACTACATACACCGTGCCATCTCGAATTTTAGTCCTACTGGTGACTTCAAGACTGCTGGCTAAGGATTCGAGAACGAGGACAACGCAGAGCAGAGCCGAAGCTATGCTTGCAGCTCGCGCCGCGCTAGAGCAGGCTAGAAGCACGGGAGCAGCACAGATCGAGGCCACCGAGGAGGCGAGGACCCACCTCCCAATTGGGCCGCCGGAGCCGCACCGCATGcctccgcagcgccgccgcccccgctcccGGACGCCCTTCTGGACAATTCCTGCAAAGAGCGCGCACCACGAGGTCAGCACCACAGTCCAAACAATCAGACCCGAGAACCAGACGCGGAGAGGGACCCGCCCGAGGCCCACCTcggccgtcggcggcggcggcgcgcccgATCCGGCGGGATCCGTCGGGGCGGAGCGCGGGCCGGCGTGGTCCATGGGGGCGCCGGGGAGCGCGGCGCGGGGGAGGAGAGATCTGGGCCCTAGGGTTTCGGGGGCGGAGCGGCGGACGGGAGCGGGCGGTGGGGGGGTGGGGAGGGAGACGCGAAGCTCTGCGTGATTTTTGAAATGGAGGACGTGCCTCGTCGCGTGGGGGTGGGGGTAGGGGTGGGGGTGGGTAGGGAGGAGGGGCGAGGGTTTTATGGGTGCGGTTTTTTTTGAATTCGGGCGGAGGTGGGCGCGGTTCCGATGGCGCAGCGCatgtggcgtggtggtggtggtgtgtgggGAAGGGAACCGGCGAATGAATGAATGGATGAATATCCGGGGGCTAGCCTCGCTTTTGATTTTGATTTTTGAATCGCAGGCAGGAGGGGGGAGCGCGCCGTGCCCTGCCCACCGATGGGGTTTGAATTCTTCTCTCTCCGTGGGGGGTGGGGAGCTCTcgtgggatttgaatttcgggaGGTGGAGACgggttctttttttttctttttctttttttgaaataGGTGGAGACGGGTTCTTGGTGGTGGATGGATACGGGTCGGGGCGGCTCGTCGCCGTGGTGACGGGCTGAGGTGCAAATACTAGCACTGTCTTGATTGCGCGTTTAATGCTTCGATTGCACTCCACTAAATTGCattctcaaaataaaataaaagaaaccccACCGATTGCCTTTTAAGAGCAAAGCTAATAGAAGAGCCGGCTGCTAGCTATATGCTAGTGCCACATCATCTGAAGTTTCCTCTAAAAGATGCTCATATAATAAGCTGGCTGTAGGTTGGCGATAGTATTTACTGTCTGCATGCAAGAAGACGTGCAATGGTTGGCTGGTTGGTAGAAGCGCCTGCCTTTATCCCTCGCGATGGCTGCATGCTCGCCTCACTTTTTCGTAGCTTGTGCTGTAGCCCGGCGACTGATGAATCACCCGCTTCCTTCTCTCTCTTGCCTTCTCTGTCCTCCAACTAGGATTTTGCTGATTTGGAACTTCTTATAGCCAGCTGACTAGGAcctattatacttgctctaaaCACTCTCGTCTTAAATCGTGATGATCGCAAAACTTACTTCTCGTTCTCTTTGTTTTTCTTAACACGGTACAAACACATATGCTCATACATATGCACATACACCCATCTCTgtgcacacgcacgcacgcaagATGAGAGCAGATTCTCGTTATCTTCTTGGTCGCGGAGTGGCGGGAGAGGAGTCGAGGTCGTGAGCTCATCCTCCTCGGATTCGATGCCGTATCAAATATGGGTCTCCGGCAGTGGATTTAAAGCACGCACGAACGTTCCATTTGCCGCTCATCCTCAATGGCGTTTTATGGTGAAGCTACAACACCCGTCACCTTCCGGCTGTGGCAGTTAATTGTAGGCATCGACCACCGCTGACTCTTCTAGCCAAAAGATGACCTTTTGGAGCTTTGGGGTCAGGACGTGTTGTTTCTGATTAACCCTCATTGCCACAATGCCAAAATGAGGTAGTTAGGTTGTGCCTACGCATCCATGTGTTCCAACTATGACAAGACTTGTGGTGGTGCTACATCGATCTCTCCATCCAAAGTGATTCCGCTAGATCGAAGTTCACGGCACAAACAAGAAGGACAACACTATAATTTTACTTCTTGTGCCCatggtcttttctgtaaaactcttgGACTTGGTTGTATTTTTACTTTTCTCGTGGGTACTTGAAAAAGTTATATTGTGATGGTTGATAATTAATGAGCAGCTCTGTGATCTTCATGATCCTTCTCCCGTTCAATATACAATATTATTAGTGGATAATTTTGTGCACTTTTTATAACATTATGGTTGTTATACATCTGGCACCAGCCCTATGTGTTTTACTGTTTCTTATTAGATCTACATGTTAAAATTATGTGCATGTGCTCACAGTGGAGAAAACTGAACCTGTAATTGAAATTATATAAGATATTGGATTGAATTGAAAATAAAGTGATGGTTCATCGCTTTTGATGTAGAAGTGATGGAAGGACTCATAGGCCAGAGGGAGAAAGACGAAGTGATCAAGAGATTGACCTAAGTGATGCTATATGGTTACAACGCAAACGTCAAGAGAGCCGAACTACTTGTCCCAAAACGATGGCTTTTGCATTTGTCCTTAAGCCTAAAAATGAATCACGTGTGTCAGTCAAATTGTTGGAATGTGGATCGGTTAAGGATTTGTTCATGGGGACTTAGATAGATACGAAGAACTAGGATTTCAATATCACATGGAGATATACATACTTTTATTGAGATTGATACATCATATTATGGTCGCCATGTTGGCAACATGCATGATGTTATTCGTTCATTTTCTTGATTTGTGGTAAGATTGCAATTCATGATAAGTAAAGTATGTCGATCCCACAAGGAGCAATTGCGCAGGCAACTAGTAATCCCCGCAGCTATGTTGTCACTAAACCAACTATGTTCACACCCAAAGCATTCACTGGAAATAGTCTATTTCATCAGTTGCTAGCAAAAACGATAACTAGTGCGATTTTAACTAAACAACTAAGTGAAGGTTAAAACATAAATAAAAAGGTGGTGCTTGAGTAATAGGGGAGTTCTCGAGATGTTCAAAATCATCACTACCTGTATGGTCTACACAACATATGTAGGGTCacacatcaaaaaacaaaacaaaaatccgTCCTATGCACCAGCTCAGGACcactatgaagatgcatacaaggtttgatctgatCGTTACCAACTCGGAGCTCAACAAAGAAGAATAGGTGAAGATAGTCGGTGCAGAATCCCGCAGATAGGATTTTTGCAACCTCACAACCGCGAGAATTTTTCCTCCCTCGAACAGAAGATCAAATGTACGATATCTCCATagggttgcacacatacggtgtcaccaATCCAACAACACCTCGCCGCCCAGAACTAATCAACACCGGAGACTATACAACCTTGCGacactatgatacgtctccaatgtatctataatttttttattgtttcatgctgttatattatcattcttgaacgttttacgatcattttatagcaactttatatcatattttgggactaacctattgatatagtgtccagtgtcagttgttgttttttgcttgttttttacttcacagaatatccctatcaaacggagtccaaatgcagcgaaactttttggactaAAAGACAACTTGGAAGCCAAGGAAGTGCACGAGgagaggcccgtggggcccacgcactactagggaaaaacttatacacagaactttagcagtagcgtgggtcaaaaaagcacgttggtgctaagtagcagtagcgcgcctgcgcaaaccgcgctacagataaagttctagcagtagcaCACCTTTTTCTAAAcatgttactactaaaattcccacggcttagtctataggctacacatagtagtagcgatctataccGAATagcgctaccgctactttctttgtagcagcaCGTTTTcttctaaacgcgctactgctaaaggatataaaattaaatggaaagcaaatagaaaggtaattgaaaatgaaacaaatagaataaggtgaaaggagaaaaataaaatgtgaagaaaaataaatgaaaaaggggaaaaagagaaaggagtagcagtagcgtgtatcacagaacgcgttgtagctaacgtagcagtagcgccatTTCTGGAAcacgcttgagggagtcctggattagggggtgtccggatggccggactatgacctttggccggactcccggactatgaagatacaagattgaagacttcgtcccgtgtccggatgggactttccttggcgtggaaggcaagcttggcgatacgatatgaagatctcctcccattgtatcctactctgtgtaatcctagctctctccggtgtctatataaaccggagagctttagtccataggacgaacaacaatcataccataggctagcttctagggtttagcctctctgatctcgtggtagatcaactcttgtactacccatatcatcaatattaatcaagcaggagtagggttttacctccaccgagagggcacgaacctgggtaaaaacatcgtgtcccttgtctcctgttaccatccgcctagacgcacaattcgggaccccctacccgagatctgccggttttgacaccgacattggtgctttcattgagagttcctctatgtcgtcacctttaggcccgatggcttcttcgatcgtcaaccacgacgcggtccagggtgagacttttctccccggacagatcttcgtattcggcggcttcgcactgcgggccaactcgcttggccatctggagcagatcgaaagctgcgcccctggccatcaggtcaggtttggaagcttaaactacacggccgacatccgcggggacttgatcttcgacggattcgagccacggccgagcgtgctgcactgtctcgatgggcatgatctagctctgccgtcggacagtgcctAGAGTGCCGCTCAGGCGTCCGCTccaaccattagctcggagccaactgcgccagtcggggacggacggttggacgccgcccccagagccgcaatctctacggcgatagagccgaataccagcctagtcctttgcaagggccatgactccaaggtgccggaccccgttccggactccgaatattccgcaccacttccgatcgaacccgattgggctccgatcatggagttcaccaccgcggacgtctttcagcactcgccctttggtaatatcctgaactccctaaagtctctctctttgtcaggggagccctggccggactatggtcggtagggttgggatgcggacgacgaagaaattcgaaacccacccaccacccactttgtagccactgtcgacgatttaaccgacatgctcgacttcgactccgaagacatcgacggtatggacgctgatgaaggagacgaccaagaaccagcacctatagggcacttgaaagccacctcatcatatgatgtatacatggtggacacacctaaaagaaatgacaacgaggatcaaaagggcgcaaccagggatcgctccctcgaaaaacaatcaaagcggtggcgtaagcgccgcgccaagccccaccttgacaaagacccagccatagagcagggcgaatcaacggaagacgaacatgccatcgagcaaccgtccaaacagggtggacaatccgaacaacccatccccgggaaagataatagtccggacgacctcacgtcggacaagttgctggaacatcagaacctccaccaaaggctcgttgccactgcacgtagcctgaaaaagcagaagcggaggctcaaaacagcggaag is drawn from Triticum dicoccoides isolate Atlit2015 ecotype Zavitan chromosome 6B, WEW_v2.0, whole genome shotgun sequence and contains these coding sequences:
- the LOC119320886 gene encoding uncharacterized protein LOC119320886, with amino-acid sequence MDHAGPRSAPTDPAGSGAPPPPTAEELSRRASGSGGGGAAEACGAAPAAQLGDPRVGILESSDQAQGRVHPCNKKDIPQFSAEGATKCEYRAPSLPRTGALLQLEPACLTLGRASDAVLAESLHDANPLARGKENIRADLQLKADAKHSENRMSDAPLGLDLNRVGSSDVAEVNPFFPYKKLGQSKVSDPSECGSTTGATGESESHRKWREMKQNGFLSSTHGTAVAPKPRGRPPKRKRDDELKRSTSTQNEQTKFTKVAAPSGLLSGLNPGIINHVRNSKQVYSIIKAMVRSEELENASQPGLAGQIGERGKEAIERIQDQKYGDSLMKCHLMMEGNNAMFHHQLPSASKFLAGGGDNLKLQLSSTITMASDRTCSTLDHESQHDYMTVLSVKAASVASQWLELLQQDIRGRLAALKRSRKRVRNALQTELPHLISTEFSSSQENEPSIAHSSEAGPTGKTVSEEHAARWRSLFLQMERTLQEEGRHLEIRLKEVQGMLQNCDKGLQQVTCEAPLLGPMAELWKLKNPEISESEWAVQAAAASIYSTCNLVMKTENVPCF